CCGATAGCCACTAGAATCTGGAATAGCTCAACGGCTTGCTGCGAAGAAATTGGATGCATAAAAGCCCCGGCAGTTATCAATATCTCAATAAAACTTAATACGAGGAACCTACTTTAACGGTATCGGCTTCCCAGTCATTCCGTTGTATGCTGTGTGACGGTTTGATCATCCCTAGGGCAGTGTCCTTCGCTAGCCCCCTGCTTTCCTTCAACGGAGTTCAAGAGTCCATGCCCTTCCCATCTGACTTTAAGACCCAGCTCATCTCTGCCAGCGATCGCCTCTTTTCCTTGCTCGATCGCTTTCAGCAGGTACGCGCCTTGGTGGTGGGTGATTTAACCGTGGATGAGTTTGTCACCGGTCAGGTCGAACGGCTGTCGCGGGAAGCGCCGGTCTTGATTTTACGCCATGAAAGCACGCGTCAGGTGCCGGGCGGTGGGGCCAACGCCGTCTATAACCTAGCAGCTCTGGGAGGACAGGTGAAAGCGGTGGGGCTGGTGGGCAACGATTCCCAAGGGCAAGCGCTCCGGCAGATTTTTGAAGCAGCCCAAATTGACACGACGGGTATTTTGGTGGACGGCGATCGCCCCACGGTAACCAAAACTCGCATTTCTGGCCATGCCCGGCAGTCGGTGACCCAGCAAATTGTTCGCGTTGATCGCAAATCCGATGCCTTACCCCCAGCAGATCTTCAGCACCAGCTTGCCGACTACATTCGCCAGCAGCTTGACCAGGTAGACGTGGTTGTTTGCTCCGACTATGGCGACGGCACCCTCACCACACCGGTGATTCAGGCTGCCCTACAGCATCCCTTGAGCGTTGTAGATACCCAGGTGGATCTCCATCGCTACCCAGGAGCCACCATTTTTACCCCCAACCTGCCCGAAGCCGAACAGGCAGCTGGGTATGCGATCGCCACCCCTGAAAGTCTTCAGCAAGCCGGTCAAGACCTGCTGACTGTAACCCAAGCTCAATATATGTTGATCACCCGAGGAGAGGAGGGCATGAGCCTCTTTTCTCCCCACAGTGCCG
This is a stretch of genomic DNA from Candidatus Obscuribacterales bacterium. It encodes these proteins:
- a CDS encoding PfkB family carbohydrate kinase, encoding MPFPSDFKTQLISASDRLFSLLDRFQQVRALVVGDLTVDEFVTGQVERLSREAPVLILRHESTRQVPGGGANAVYNLAALGGQVKAVGLVGNDSQGQALRQIFEAAQIDTTGILVDGDRPTVTKTRISGHARQSVTQQIVRVDRKSDALPPADLQHQLADYIRQQLDQVDVVVCSDYGDGTLTTPVIQAALQHPLSVVDTQVDLHRYPGATIFTPNLPEAEQAAGYAIATPESLQQAGQDLLTVTQAQYMLITRGEEGMSLFSPHSAEQSIPAFNRTDVFDVTGAGDTVAAALALALALGATPWEGALLGNLAASIVVRQFGT